One region of Mycobacterium riyadhense genomic DNA includes:
- the glyA gene encoding serine hydroxymethyltransferase, with protein sequence MSAPLAEVDPDIAELLGKELGRQRDTLEMIASENFVPRSVLQAQGSVLTNKYAEGLPGRRYYGGCEHVDVVENIARDRAKALFGADFANVQPHSGAQANAAVLHALMSPGERLLGLDLANGGHLTHGMRLNFSGKLYENGFYGVDPTTHLIDMDVVRTQALEFRPKVIIAGWSAYPRVLDFAAFRSIADEVGANLFVDMAHFAGLVAAGLHPSPVPHADVASTTVHKTLGGGRSGLIVGKQDYAKAINSAVFPGQQGGPLMHVIAGKAVALKIAATPEFAERQQRTLSGARILAERLLAADVAKAGVAVVSGGTDVHLVLVDLRNSPLDGQAAEDLLHEVGITVNRNAVPNDPRPPMVTSGLRIGTPALATRGFGDAEFTEVADIIATALVGGSSADVEALRHRATRLAREFPLYEGLEDWSLAGR encoded by the coding sequence ATGTCCGCCCCGCTCGCCGAGGTTGACCCCGATATCGCAGAGCTGCTGGGCAAAGAGCTTGGCCGACAGCGCGACACCCTCGAGATGATCGCCTCCGAGAACTTCGTGCCGCGCTCGGTGCTGCAGGCCCAAGGCAGCGTGTTGACCAACAAGTACGCCGAGGGGCTGCCCGGTCGGCGCTACTACGGCGGTTGCGAGCACGTCGACGTCGTGGAAAACATCGCCCGCGACCGGGCCAAGGCGCTGTTTGGCGCCGACTTCGCCAACGTGCAACCGCATTCCGGCGCCCAGGCCAACGCGGCGGTGCTGCACGCGTTGATGTCACCGGGAGAGCGGCTGCTGGGCCTGGACCTCGCCAACGGCGGTCACCTGACCCACGGCATGCGGCTGAACTTCTCGGGCAAGTTGTACGAAAACGGCTTTTACGGCGTCGACCCGACGACGCATCTGATCGACATGGACGTGGTGCGGACTCAGGCGCTCGAGTTCCGACCCAAGGTGATCATCGCCGGCTGGTCGGCCTACCCGCGCGTTCTGGACTTCGCGGCGTTCCGGTCGATCGCCGACGAGGTCGGCGCCAACCTGTTCGTCGACATGGCGCACTTTGCGGGCCTGGTGGCCGCCGGGTTGCACCCGTCGCCGGTACCGCATGCCGACGTGGCGTCCACGACGGTGCACAAGACGCTGGGCGGGGGTCGTTCGGGCCTGATCGTGGGTAAGCAGGACTACGCCAAGGCGATCAACTCGGCGGTGTTCCCTGGCCAGCAGGGCGGACCGCTCATGCACGTCATCGCGGGCAAGGCGGTCGCGCTGAAGATCGCCGCCACACCCGAATTCGCCGAGCGGCAGCAGCGCACCCTGTCCGGTGCTCGGATCCTCGCCGAACGGCTGCTGGCCGCCGACGTCGCCAAGGCCGGCGTCGCGGTGGTCAGCGGTGGCACCGACGTCCACCTGGTGCTCGTTGATCTGCGCAACTCTCCGCTGGATGGGCAGGCGGCCGAGGACCTGCTGCACGAGGTCGGCATTACCGTCAACCGCAACGCCGTCCCCAACGACCCTCGGCCGCCGATGGTGACCTCGGGCCTGCGGATCGGAACTCCCGCGCTGGCAACTCGCGGTTTCGGCGACGCCGAGTTCACCGAGGTTGCCGACATCATCGCGACCGCGCTGGTGGGAGGCAGCTCGGCCGACGTCGAAGCTCTGCGGCACCGGGCGACGCGGCTGGCCAGGGAGTTCCCGCTCTATGAGGGTCTCGAGGACTGGAGTTTGGCCGGTCGCTAG
- the coaA gene encoding type I pantothenate kinase, producing MPRLSEPSPYVEFDRKQWRALRMSTPLALTEEELIGLRGLGEQIDLLEVEEVYLPLARLIHLQVAARQRLFAATAEFLGEPQQNPDRPVPFIIGVAGSVAVGKSTTARVLQALLARWDHHPRVDLVTTDGFLYPNAELERRNLMHRKGFPESYNRRALMRFVTSVKSGSDYACAPVYSHLKYDIVPGAKHVVRHPDILILEGLNVLQTGPTLMVSDLFDFSLYVDARIEDIEQWYVSRFLAMRSTAFADPESHFHHYAALSDAKAVIAAKEIWRSINRPNLVENILPTRPRATLVLRKDADHSINRLRLRKL from the coding sequence ATGCCGCGGCTGAGCGAGCCGAGCCCGTATGTCGAATTCGACCGAAAGCAGTGGCGCGCGCTCCGCATGTCGACGCCGCTGGCCCTCACCGAAGAGGAACTGATCGGGCTGCGCGGTCTCGGTGAGCAAATCGACCTTCTGGAGGTCGAAGAGGTTTATTTGCCGCTGGCCCGGCTGATTCATCTTCAGGTCGCCGCCCGTCAGCGATTGTTCGCCGCCACCGCGGAGTTCCTCGGTGAGCCGCAACAAAACCCGGATCGACCGGTGCCGTTCATCATCGGCGTCGCCGGCAGCGTGGCAGTTGGCAAGTCAACCACCGCCCGCGTGCTGCAGGCGCTGTTGGCCCGCTGGGATCACCACCCCCGGGTGGACCTGGTGACCACCGACGGTTTTCTTTACCCTAATGCCGAACTGGAGCGGCGAAACCTGATGCACCGCAAAGGGTTTCCGGAGAGCTATAACCGGCGGGCGTTGATGCGATTTGTCACCTCGGTGAAATCGGGTTCGGACTACGCCTGCGCGCCGGTGTATTCACATCTGAAATACGACATCGTCCCCGGGGCCAAACATGTAGTCCGCCACCCCGACATCCTGATCCTGGAGGGGCTCAACGTGCTGCAGACAGGTCCGACACTCATGGTGTCGGACCTGTTCGACTTTTCCCTTTATGTGGACGCTCGAATTGAGGACATCGAGCAGTGGTACGTGTCGCGGTTCTTGGCGATGCGCAGCACGGCGTTCGCCGACCCGGAATCACACTTCCACCACTACGCGGCCCTGAGCGACGCGAAGGCGGTAATCGCCGCGAAGGAGATCTGGCGCTCGATCAACCGGCCGAATCTGGTCGAGAACATCCTGCCCACCCGGCCGCGGGCCACGCTGGTGTTGCGCAAGGACGCCGATCACTCCATCAATCGGCTCAGGCTGCGCAAACTGTAG
- a CDS encoding methyltransferase — protein MSSSKLPPAKVVRAIEFARHQLDRLHRRMVPPQVAMMEMIMDAWAAQAISAAAELGVADALAKGPLSLGELATAVDADADALSRLLRALIARGIFRQRRDGRYDLTPLADRLRRDAEVSVAGMARWVGSRQQREHWSYLTDAVRTGRPVVPELRGKPAFDYLADEPELAEIFNQAMTSTSELSIAPVITAYDFSSYRTIVDVAGGHGRLLAAILTATPAARGVLFDLPQVVAGAPKVFREHDVADRVRIEEGSFFDEDLPDGGDAYVLKNIIHDWPDDDAVRILRNVRTAAGAGKKVLLVEFVIPPHDRESPGKWVDLEMLVVVAGRERTAAEYGRLLKRAGFDMTRVVETASPYSVVEANAV, from the coding sequence ATGTCTTCGTCGAAACTTCCGCCAGCCAAAGTCGTGCGAGCGATCGAATTTGCTCGACATCAGCTCGATCGTCTGCACCGACGTATGGTGCCGCCGCAGGTCGCGATGATGGAAATGATTATGGACGCGTGGGCGGCCCAGGCGATCAGCGCGGCAGCGGAGCTCGGCGTTGCCGACGCGCTCGCGAAAGGGCCCTTGTCCCTCGGTGAGCTCGCGACCGCGGTCGACGCTGACGCCGATGCGCTCTCCCGGCTGCTGCGTGCCCTGATCGCGCGCGGGATTTTCCGTCAACGCCGCGATGGCCGCTACGATCTAACCCCGCTCGCGGACAGGCTTCGTCGCGACGCCGAAGTGTCGGTCGCAGGAATGGCTCGATGGGTGGGTTCGCGCCAGCAACGCGAGCATTGGAGCTACCTTACGGACGCGGTCCGGACCGGCCGCCCCGTCGTCCCCGAATTGCGCGGTAAGCCCGCGTTCGACTACTTGGCCGACGAACCGGAGCTCGCCGAAATCTTCAATCAGGCCATGACGAGCACATCTGAACTGTCGATCGCGCCGGTGATCACCGCCTACGACTTCAGCTCCTACCGGACCATCGTCGATGTCGCCGGGGGACACGGTCGGCTGTTGGCCGCAATCTTGACCGCGACCCCGGCTGCACGCGGGGTCTTGTTCGACCTACCCCAGGTGGTGGCAGGAGCCCCGAAAGTATTCCGAGAACACGATGTCGCCGACCGGGTGCGGATCGAAGAAGGATCATTTTTCGACGAAGATCTACCCGACGGTGGCGATGCCTATGTACTCAAGAACATCATCCACGATTGGCCCGATGACGACGCGGTGCGCATTCTTCGCAACGTGCGCACGGCCGCGGGCGCGGGCAAGAAGGTGCTACTCGTTGAGTTCGTAATTCCCCCGCACGACCGCGAGTCTCCGGGCAAGTGGGTCGATCTGGAAATGTTGGTCGTCGTTGCCGGTCGTGAGCGCACCGCCGCGGAATACGGTCGACTCCTCAAGCGTGCGGGCTTTGACATGACGCGGGTGGTCGAAACCGCGTCACCATACAGCGTCGTCGAGGCCAACGCGGTCTAA
- a CDS encoding PE family protein, which translates to MAFLIAAPDLLGQAAADLVSIGSALGEANAAAAGPTTAVLAAGADEVSAAVASLFAGHGQAYQALTAQVEAFHRQFVRLMSGAGGAYAAAEAANAAAAAEPLDDVLNVINAPTQALLGRPLIGDGANGGPGQNGGAGGLLYGNGGNGGTSTTAGVAGGNGGAAGLIGNGGSGGGGGAGLAGGSGGAGGWLYGNGGAGGSGGTAITAGVAGGAGGAGGAAGLWGAGGAGGHGGDGAIGAVGAGRGGDGGNAGAGGRGGLLFGDGGAGGNAGSGRIGGSGGGDGGDGGIGGTGGAAGLFGAGGAGGDGGNAGNGNSESGGGDGGHGGDGGAGGSAGLWGAGGAGGAGGTGGQGVTATGVISVGDGFDGGAGGDGGGGGAGGAGGLLFGDGGAGGHGAIGGNAGNGLNGGSSTAGGGNGGNAGSGGAGGAGGAGGNARLWGAGGAGGFGAAGGTAGSGGTGGAGFSIGGDANGGNGGNGGSGGDGGGGGAGGTGGWLSGTGGSGGSGGNGAAAAIGGGGGSAAGAGIAGKGGAGGSGGDGGGGGAGGSGASGDGKWMVGTGGAGGHGGDGGAGAKGGSGPGGAGTNGSGGAGGGGGNGATGGSLYGNGGAGGTAGAGGASGGSGASGGAGGAGGKGGSAQLIGDGGNGGAGGTGVPSGPGGAGGSKGLLSGVAGTLGASP; encoded by the coding sequence ATGGCATTCTTGATTGCCGCCCCGGATTTGCTGGGGCAGGCCGCGGCCGATTTGGTGAGTATAGGCTCGGCGTTGGGTGAGGCCAATGCGGCCGCGGCGGGTCCGACCACGGCGGTGCTGGCCGCCGGCGCCGATGAGGTGTCGGCGGCGGTGGCATCATTATTTGCCGGGCACGGCCAGGCCTATCAGGCGCTGACCGCGCAGGTGGAGGCGTTTCATCGACAATTCGTTCGGTTGATGTCTGGCGCCGGCGGAGCTTATGCGGCCGCCGAGGCGGCCAACGCCGCGGCCGCTGCCGAGCCGCTGGACGACGTGCTGAATGTGATCAACGCGCCCACCCAGGCGCTGTTGGGGCGCCCGTTGATCGGCGACGGCGCCAATGGCGGGCCGGGCCAAAACGGTGGGGCCGGTGGTTTGTTGTACGGCAACGGTGGTAACGGTGGCACCAGCACGACCGCCGGGGTGGCCGGCGGCAACGGCGGCGCTGCCGGGCTGATCGGCAACGGTGGGTCCGGGGGCGGGGGCGGGGCCGGCCTGGCCGGCGGTAGCGGCGGCGCCGGCGGCTGGCTGTACGGCAACGGCGGCGCTGGCGGTTCCGGTGGAACGGCGATCACTGCGGGCGTGGCCGGTGGGGCCGGTGGCGCCGGCGGTGCCGCGGGGCTGTGGGGCGCCGGTGGGGCCGGCGGGCACGGAGGAGACGGGGCGATTGGGGCGGTCGGGGCCGGTCGCGGCGGTGACGGCGGCAATGCCGGCGCCGGCGGCCGTGGTGGGCTGTTGTTCGGCGACGGTGGGGCTGGTGGCAACGCCGGAAGCGGCCGAATCGGCGGGAGCGGTGGGGGCGACGGGGGCGACGGCGGCATCGGCGGCACCGGTGGAGCCGCCGGTTTGTTCGGCGCCGGCGGGGCTGGCGGCGACGGCGGTAATGCCGGCAACGGCAACAGCGAAAGCGGCGGCGGTGACGGCGGGCATGGCGGAGACGGTGGAGCCGGCGGCAGCGCCGGGTTGTGGGGTGCCGGCGGGGCCGGCGGGGCCGGCGGCACCGGCGGCCAGGGCGTCACCGCGACCGGCGTCATTTCCGTTGGCGACGGCTTTGATGGTGGAGCTGGTGGGGACGGCGGCGGCGGCGGCGCCGGTGGTGCCGGTGGCTTGCTCTTCGGCGACGGCGGTGCCGGCGGGCACGGCGCCATCGGAGGCAACGCCGGCAACGGCCTTAACGGCGGCAGCAGCACTGCTGGCGGGGGCAACGGCGGCAACGCTGGATCCGGTGGGGCCGGCGGTGCCGGCGGTGCCGGCGGCAACGCCAGGCTGTGGGGCGCTGGTGGGGCCGGCGGGTTCGGTGCCGCCGGCGGCACCGCCGGCAGCGGCGGCACGGGCGGCGCCGGCTTCTCCATCGGCGGTGATGCCAACGGCGGCAACGGCGGTAACGGGGGTAGCGGCGGCGATGGTGGTGGCGGCGGAGCCGGCGGCACAGGCGGGTGGCTGTCCGGCACCGGTGGGTCCGGCGGTAGCGGCGGCAACGGCGCCGCGGCCGCCATCGGCGGCGGCGGTGGTAGTGCCGCTGGCGCCGGCATCGCCGGGAAGGGCGGCGCCGGCGGTAGTGGCGGCGATGGTGGTGGCGGCGGTGCCGGTGGCAGCGGCGCCAGCGGCGACGGCAAGTGGATGGTGGGCACGGGCGGTGCCGGAGGCCATGGTGGTGACGGCGGCGCCGGCGCGAAGGGCGGTAGCGGTCCCGGCGGGGCCGGGACGAACGGCAGCGGCGGCGCGGGTGGCGGTGGCGGCAACGGCGCTACCGGCGGGTCGCTGTACGGCAACGGTGGCGCCGGCGGTACTGCGGGCGCCGGTGGGGCCAGTGGCGGGTCCGGCGCCAGCGGTGGCGCGGGTGGTGCCGGCGGTAAGGGTGGCAGCGCGCAGCTGATTGGCGACGGAGGCAACGGCGGTGCCGGGGGAACCGGGGTACCCAGCGGGCCCGGTGGCGCCGGCGGCTCCAAGGGGCTGCTTTCCGGCGTAGCTGGGACGCTCGGGGCGTCGCCATAA
- a CDS encoding acyl-ACP desaturase, whose protein sequence is MAQKPVANALTLELEPVVEENMTRHLDTEELWFAHDYVPFDQGENFAFLGGRDWDPSQATLPRVITDACEILLILKDNLAGHHRELVEHFILEDYWGRWLGRWTAEEHLHAIAIREYLVVTREVDPTANEEVRVEHVMKGYRGDTYTQVETLVYMAFYERSFAVFCRNLAAQIEEPILAGLIDRIARDEARHEEFFANLVAHCLGYTRDETIAAIAARAADLQVIGGDIDAYRDKVAKVADAGIFGPQQLRQVISDRITAWGLADEPGLTQFITG, encoded by the coding sequence ATGGCACAGAAACCTGTAGCTAATGCGCTGACTCTCGAACTCGAGCCGGTCGTCGAAGAGAACATGACTCGCCACCTCGACACCGAGGAACTTTGGTTCGCCCACGATTATGTTCCGTTCGACCAGGGCGAGAATTTCGCCTTTCTGGGCGGACGCGACTGGGATCCGTCCCAGGCGACGCTGCCCAGGGTGATTACCGACGCATGCGAGATCCTGCTGATCCTCAAGGACAACCTGGCCGGTCATCACCGTGAGCTCGTCGAGCACTTCATTCTCGAGGACTATTGGGGCCGCTGGCTTGGCCGGTGGACGGCCGAGGAGCACCTGCACGCCATTGCAATACGCGAATACCTGGTGGTGACCAGGGAGGTCGACCCGACCGCGAACGAAGAGGTCCGCGTCGAGCACGTGATGAAGGGCTACCGTGGCGACACGTACACGCAGGTCGAGACCTTGGTGTACATGGCGTTCTACGAGCGCTCTTTCGCGGTCTTCTGCCGCAACCTAGCCGCGCAGATCGAAGAACCCATCCTGGCCGGACTCATCGACCGCATCGCCCGCGACGAGGCGCGCCACGAGGAGTTCTTCGCCAACCTCGTGGCGCACTGCCTCGGCTACACCCGCGACGAGACGATCGCGGCGATCGCCGCTCGTGCGGCCGACCTCCAGGTCATAGGTGGCGACATCGACGCCTACCGGGACAAGGTGGCGAAGGTGGCTGACGCTGGGATTTTCGGACCGCAACAGCTGCGACAGGTGATCTCTGATCGCATCACCGCATGGGGGCTCGCCGACGAGCCGGGGCTGACGCAATTCATCACCGGCTAG